One Anguilla rostrata isolate EN2019 chromosome 15, ASM1855537v3, whole genome shotgun sequence genomic window carries:
- the cln5 gene encoding bis(monoacylglycero)phosphate synthase CLN5, protein MKHGTFILCFALLYCFQEGALSRGVNGQQTWPVPYRRFDHRPGTDPYCQALYPFCPTGDRDGRIPYMKNTDVIEVFRLQAPVWEFKYGDLLGKIHIMHDAIGFRSFDTGRNYTMEWYELFQLGNCTFPHLRPDVSAPFWCNQGAACFFEGIDDVHWMQNGTLEKIGKMTGAQFNEMAQWVQKDNDTGIFYETWTVRADPSPNSTVWFDSYDCSQFVHRTYRKLAEMGVSLTSSAQTNYTKIYLFSGEPSYLGNDSSIFGRSSMKELAASIRAFYSSFQPHQSPQELVLSLLHIFENVVLEKTFYLFYNFEYWHLPMKPPYVRITYEEIPLP, encoded by the exons ATGAAACACGGGACATTTATACTGTGCTTTGCGCTTTTGTACTGTTTTCAGGAAGGTGCACTTTCCAGAGGCGTCAACGGACAGCAGACATGGCCAGTGCCCTACAG GCGATTTGATCATCGTCCCGGAACGGATCCATACTGTCAAGCTTTGTACCCGTTCTGCCCGACCGGAGACCGGGATGGTCGTATTCCTTACATGAAAAATACGGATGTGATTGAAGTGTTTCGACTTCAAGCTCCCGTATGGGAATTTAAGTATGGAGACCTCCTCGGGAAAATT CACATTATGCACGACGCCATTGGGTTCAGAAGCTTTGACACCGGGAGAAATTACACGATGGAGTGGTACGAACTCTTCCAACTGGGAAACTGCACCTTCCCTCACTTGCGACCAGATGTCAGCGCCCCCTTCTGGTGCAATCAAGGAGCTGCCTGCTTTTTCGAAGGCATCGACGACGTTCACTGGATGCAAAATGGAACCCTGGAGAAAATTGGGAAGATGACAG gTGCACAGTTCAATGAAATGGCCCAGTGGGTTCAGAAGGACAATGACACGGGGATCTTCTACGAGACGTGGACCGTGCGAGCCGACCCCAGCCCAAACTCCACGGTGTGGTTCGATTCCTATGACTGCTCGCAGTTTGTGCATCGCACATACAGGAAGCTGGCCGAGATGGGGGTGAGTCTCACCAGCAGCGCCCAAACCAACTACACAAAGATCTACCTGTTCAGCGGAGAGCCCAGCTACCTGGGGAATGACAGCTCCATCTTCGGACGGTCCTCCATGAAAGAGCTGGCCGCCAGCATCAGGGCCTTCTACAGCTCATTCCAACCACACCAGTCGCCCCAGGAGCTTGTCCTCAGCCTCCTGCACATCTTTGAGAACGTGGTGTTAGAGAAGACCTTTTACCTCTTCTACAACTTTGAGTATTGGCACTTACCCATGAAGCCCCCTTATGTCAGAATCACCTATGAGGAGATTCCTTTGCCATAA
- the fbxl3a gene encoding F-box/LRR-repeat protein 3 has protein sequence MKRGLKPDGGDSGSTSGVLAEPCKRGRLLEEEDPEDVGLNWGCLPQEILLHIFQYLPLLDRAYASQVCRGWNHAFHMPELWRCFEFELNQPASSYLKATHPDLIKQIIKRHSNHLQYVSFKVDSSTESAEAACDILSQLVNCSLKTLGLISTARPSFMELPKSHFISALTVVFVNSKSLSSLKIDDTPVDDPSLKVLVANNSDTLKLLKMSSCPHVSPAGILCVADQCHGLRELALNYHLLSDELLLALSSEKHVHLEHLRIDVVSENPGQTHFHAIKKSSWDAMVRHSPKFNLVMYFFLYEDEFGPFFRYEIPVTHLYFGRSVSKDVLGRVGMTCPRLVELVVCANGLRPLDEELIRIAERCQQLSAIGLGECEVSCSAFVEFVKMCGRRLSQLSIMEEVLIPDHKYGLDEIHWEVSKHLGRVWFPDMMPTW, from the exons ATGAAGAGGGGTCTAAAACCGGATGGGGGAGACAGCGGTTCCACCAGCGGAGTGTTGGCGGAGCCCTGCAAGAGAGGCCGactcctggaggaggaggacccgGAGGACGTGGGCTTGAACTGGGGCTGCCTGCCGCAGGAGATCCTGCTGCACATATTCCAGTACCTGCCGCTGCTGGACCGGGCGTACGCCTCGCAGGTGTGCCGCGGCTGGAACCACGCCTTCCACATGCCCGAGCTGTGGAGGTGCTTCGAGTTCGAGCTCAACCAGCCGGCCAGTTCCTACCTGAAGGCCACCCACCCCGACCTGATCAAGCAGATCATTAAGCGGCACTCCAACCACCTGCAGTATGTCAGCTTTAAG GTGGACAGCAGTACCGAATCCGCAGAGGCGGCCTGTGACATCCTGTCCCAGCTGGTCAACTGTTCCCTCAAGACCCTTGGGCTCATTTCCACCGCCAGGCCCAGCTTCATGGAGCTACCAAAG TCTCACTTCATCTCGGCCCTGACGGTGGTGTTTGTGAACTCCAAGTCGCTCTCGTCCCTGAAGATCGACGACACGCCCGTGGACGACCCCTCCCTCAAGGTCCTGGTGGCCAACAACAGCGACACCCTGAAGCTGCTGAAGATGAGCAGCTGCCCCCACGTCTCCCCCGCAG GTATCCTGTGTGTGGCGGATCAGTGCCACGGGCTGCGGGAGCTGGCGCTGAACTACCACCTGCTGAGCGACGAGCTGCTGCTGGCGCTGTCCTCGGAGAAGCACGTGCACCTGGAGCACCTGCGCATCGACGTGGTGAGCGAGAACCCCGGGCAGACGCACTTCCACGCCATCAAGAAGAGCAGCTGGGACGCCATGGTGCGCCACTCGCCCAAGTTCAACCTGGTCATGTACTTCTTCCTGTACGAGGACGAGTTCGGGCCCTTCTTCCGCTACGAGATCCCCGTCACGCACCTGTACTTCGGGCGCTCGGTGAGCAAGGACGTGCTGGGGCGCGTGGGCATGACGTGCCCGCggctggtggagctggtggTGTGCGCCAACGGGCTGCGCCCGCTGGACGAGGAGCTGATCCGCATCGCCGAGCGCTGCCAGCAGCTGTCGGCCATCGGCCTGGGCGAGTGCGAGGTGTCCTGCAGCGCCTTCGTCGAGTTCGTCAAGATGTGCGGCCGCCGCCTGTCCCAGCTGTCCATCATGGAGGAGGTGCTCATCCCCGACCACAAGTACGGCCTGGACGAGATCCACTGGGAGGTGTCCAAGCACCTGGGCCGCGTCTGGTTCCCCGACATGATGCCCACTTGGTAA